In Thamnophis elegans isolate rThaEle1 chromosome 4, rThaEle1.pri, whole genome shotgun sequence, the following proteins share a genomic window:
- the GLO1 gene encoding LOW QUALITY PROTEIN: lactoylglutathione lyase (The sequence of the model RefSeq protein was modified relative to this genomic sequence to represent the inferred CDS: inserted 1 base in 1 codon; substituted 1 base at 1 genomic stop codon) yields MSEQSEVTGLSDEEAYSACADPDPRTKLYFSVGLIMQQTMLRVKDPKKSLDFYTRILGXRNLLQKYDFPSMKFSLYFLAYEDKNDIPKDNNERIAWTFSRKATVELTHSRGTENDENQAYHNGNSDPEDLGHIGIAVPDVSKACKRFEELGXKFVKKPDDGKMKGLAFIQDPDGYWIEILNPNHMVTLI; encoded by the exons ATGTCGGAGCAAAGCGAGGTGACCGGTCTGAGCGATGAAGAAGCCTATAGCGCCTGTGCCGACCCCGATCCCAGAACGAAG TTATATTTTTCTGTAGGACTTATTATGCAGCAGACAATGCTAAGAGTAAAAGATCCTAAAAAATCACTGGATTTTTATACTAGAATTCTGGGATGACGTAA tttaCTACAAAAGTATGACTTCCCTTCTATGAAGTTCTCCCTCTACTTTTTGGCTTATGAAGATAAAAATGATATTCCAAAAGATAATAATGAGAGGATAGCATGGACCTTTTCTAGGAAGGCCACAGTAGAACTGACACA TT CACGGGGCACTGAAAATGATGAGAATCAGGCTTATCACAATGGCAATTCAGACCCAGAGGATTTG G GTCACATTGGAATTGCTGTTCCTGATGTAAGTAAAGCTTGCAAAAGATTTGAAGAACTGG GTAAATTTGTGAAAAAACCAGATGATG GTAAAATGAAAGGCCTGGCTTTTATTCAGGATCCTGATGGCTACTGGATTGAAATCCTGAACCCTAATCATATGGTGACTTTAATCTAG